In Mycoplasma feriruminatoris, the sequence AAACTAAATCCAATAGCTAACATCATTCCAAGTGTCATGGTAAGAGAATATATTCTTATTTTTCCATATTCTGGTTTTATATTGTTATAAGTTAAAGAAGTGTGATTGCTATTTGATGGATCAGAAAATGAGTTTCCATCAATTCAGTTTTGTCTTAAAAGTGAAGTTGTTAAAATTAAAAATAAAGTTATACAAAATCCAAATAACAATCATAAACTAGTAGCAATAATTGTTCTTTTATCATTAGCTAATTTTAACTTAAATTTATCAATTAATTTGTTTGTCTTTTTTTCATTCATAAAATCACCTTACTTTACTTCTTGAACATATTCAACTGCCATTTGTCCAGCAATAGCACCATCACCACATGCAATAGCAATTTGACGTAATGGAACATCTCTAACATCACCAGCAACAAATAAACCTTTGATTTGTGTTTCCATTTTATCATTTGTTGGAATATAACCTTTTTCATTTTCAATACATAAATGTTTTACTGAATCAATTAAAGGAGTTGATCCAATGTATGGGAAAATCGCACTTACAATTAATTCTTTTTCTCCATTAGGTGTTGTTATAGTAAGTGATTCAACTTTATCAGTTCCATGAATTTCTTTTACTTGAGATTTTAATAAAAATTCAACATTACTTTGAGCTTTTAATTTAGCAACTTTATTAGCATCAGCTCTAAAAACATCTCTTCTAACAATTAAATAAACTTTATCAACTAATTGAGATAAATACATAGCTTCTTGAACAGCAGAATATCCTCCACCAACAACAGCAACTGGTTTATTTTTATAAAAAGCCCCATCACAAACTGCACAATAACTTACACCTTTACCATACAATTCTTCTTCACCTTTAATACCTAATTTATTTTCTAAAGTACCTGTTGCTAAAATTACTGAATAAGCTTTTTTAACTTCATTATTTGTTAAAGTAACTTCAAAAATATTATCAGAATTTTTAAAAATACTTTCAACTCCAACAAACTCAACACTAGCATTTAAACTTAAAGCTTGAAGATACATTTTAGAAGCTAATTCAGGTCCTTGGATTGTTTCAAATCCAGGATAGTTTTCAATTAAATCAGTTTTAATTAGTTTTCCACCTGGAGCTGAGTGTTCATAAATAATTGTTTTTAAACCTGCTCTTGCTGTATAAATTGCACTAGTTAAACCAGCAGGCCCACTTCCAACTATAATAACATCATAAATTTCATTAGTAAGATTTTTCATACAACCATCCTATCTGTCTTCATTTATATGGAGAAATAAATTGCGTTAATAATATTATAAAGATTCCACTTAGTAAAATTATACTTAAAATTATAAAATTAATTGTTCTATGATTTTGAATAAATAGTTCATGATTTTGTCTAAATGTTTCTAAAATAATTCTAATAATTAAATAACCTAAAACATAACAACCAGTTAAAACACCACTTCTAATAACTTTAAACTGATTTGGATTATTTAATTTTTCTATATCTTTGCTAAAAACATTAACATTAAAAAATAAGTTTCAAAAACCATATTTTTGATAGTAATTATTTTTACTATTGATAAATAAATCTTTGTTTTTTTTAAGTTCTTGGGTTTTTAAAATAACTGCTTTTTGATACTCTATAGAGTATTTATTTAAATTGTTTAACTTAAATTTATATTTTTTATTAATTAAATCTAATTGGTGTTTGTAATTAGATTTTATGTTTTTATAATTTGATCTATCTTTTTGTTTTAAATTGTTAAACTCATCTATTTTATTTTCTAATAATTCAACTTGTTTATGATCTGGTTCATAATAATAAAATGCTTTATTTCAAGCTTGATAAAATGAAAGTTTTAACATAACTACATTTTGATTATCAAGATTAACTAACACTTTTTTATATTTAATTGGAACAATACTATTAAAGTTAATGATTTGATCTTCATTTAAATATTTATATTGTTTATTAAATCAACCAGGATAAGCTTTAGGTTCTAGATCTCAAGGTTTAGGGTGATTAATTCATCTAGTTAAATTATTAATAACAAACATAATAATTAATCATAAAAAGAAATTAGCTATTGATTCATATAAAAATAAAGGTTGATGATAAGTAATTTTTTGATTTAAAACATCTTTAATAGTTTGATTATTATGATTAACAAAGTTTTGTACTTCACTTCAAGTATTTGAATTAAAATCTCATCAATTATGATGACTAATTAATAGATCTGTTGGATTATTTATATGGTGAAAATCAATAAAATTAGGAAAGTAAAATAAGTTATTTTTAATAGATTCAGGTAATCAAAACAAACTATTATAATCAACGATTTGACCTAAAATCTCATGATTATAAAAATTTCCTCATCTTCCAATTACTTGACCTAGTAAAATATTTGGAATAATACAATCAGCATAAACTCATAAAGAAATCATTGTAGTTTTTGAGCGTTTTAAAAACCATCCAATTCCTGCTAGAATTCCAAATAATAAAGAACCAAATAAAGACATTCCCGGTTCTCAGAAAAAAAAGATTCTATATCAGGTATTTAGATGTTGATAAAAAGGTAAAAATGCTTTTCCAAAAATTGTAGCTCCAAGTATACCAAAAGGAACTATTATAAAAATAGAAATTTCAAATTCTTTAAGTGGTATAGCTTTTAATTTTAAACAAATAATACTAGCTATAATCACACTTGAAATTCCTAAAAACATAAAAATTGGATAAGCTGGAATTAATTGAAAAAATGATCTAGCTAAAGATGGATCACCATTTTGTTTTATTCATTCAAAATAAGTAGTTGACATTATAATCTTTCTATTTTTTAGAACTTAAAAATTCTTTTGTTCTCTTGTGAATTACATCAAAGACATCTTCAAATTGTTTTGATTTATTAATTTTAAACTGTGCAACAGCAGATTCAATAATATTTACTAAACTTCTACCTGCACTAACTGGAATTTGAATATGTTCTATTTCAACATTAAGAATTTTAGTTTTTCCTCAATCATTTCCTAATCGATCACTATTATCTACATTTTGTTCTTTATATTCAACTAATTCAATTACTAATTCAACTGGACTTTCATTCATAATTGCTTGATATCCATTTGACTTAACAATATCAAAAATCCCAATTCCTCTAATTTCAATAAGGTTTTTTAAGATTGGATGCACTCTTCCAATAATCTTATTTGATTTGTTAGTTAAAATAATTCGATCATCACCAACAAATAAGTGGTTATGCTTAATTAATTCTAAACATAACTCTGATTTTCCAATTCCAGATTTACCTTTAATTAAAACTCCAGTTCCAAAAATATTCATCAAAGCAGCATGAACTTCAGTAGATGGTGAAAAATAGATATCATAAATATCTTGAATTTTTTGAACTAATTGCACTGTAATTGGTTCATCGCTTCTTAATAATGGAAAATCTAATTTTTTTGCAACATCAATTAAAGTTTTATCTTTAAATTTGTTTGTAATTATTAAAACTGGAATACCACATGTCATTAATTGTGTGTATTTTCTAATTTTAGTTTTTTCATCAAATTGTAACATGTACCCATTTTCTTTAGTAGACATTAAAGTAGCACGTCATTCACTTTGGTCTTTAAATGGTTTTAAATAATCAGCTAATTCTAATCCAGCTCTATTTACACCATAACTTTTAATCTCTGTATCTAATTTATCTTCACCTGAAATAATTTCAAATTTTAAATTATCAGTTAAGTCTTTTATGGTAAATTTTTCCATATTAACTCCTTTTAAACGTTACTATAATTTTACTATATTAATGTTTAAACATAAAAAAAGTGCTTAGTAAGCACTTTTATAAATTAGAATAAAACTGTATCATTTCTTAAAATTCATTGTTTGTTTTTTGAGTTTAAATCTTTTTTAATTAGTATATAAATTACTCTTATAGAAGTATAAGTTAACAAAGGATATAGAACTAATTCAACTGGATAAACTATAAATTTAGTTACACTATAAGCAACAGCTAAACTAGGTCCTCCAACTGTTGCAAAACTAATTGGATGGATTATAAAAATCACTATGAATAAACCTATTGCATAAGCTCAAATCATTAATCAAACTCAGTGTTTATTGTTTTTAAAAATAAATACTAATGATCCTAAAAATCCTAATAAGCATTTTGCAAAAACAAATCCAATATGTCATCCACCAGCCCCAACTATCATTGTTCCAATTAAATCAGTTGCAATTCCTGCTAGTATTCCTGCAAGTGGACCAAAAATCATTCCTATTAAAAAGTTAACAAAATAACCTAAAGTAATTCTTGATCCTAAAATTTGTAAAAAGTTTCTATTTACAACATAAGATAAAATTACACTTAATGCTACTAAAGTACCAATTATTGTAATGTTTTTAATAGTAAATGTTTTTAACTTAAAACCTTCCATTCATAAACCTAAAATTCATAAACCAATTAATAAAACACCAAAAACAACAGTTGTTATTAAATATACAGAAAGACTGTTCATTTCCATTTCAGCACCTTCTTTTTAATTATCGTTGTTATTTAAAAAATTATATACAAGAGGTATAAAGTATAAACTTCCACATATAATTATATTTTTTGTATTGTTATTTAAGAATCTTTTTCAATCTTTTATTTTATTTTTATGATCAATATCTTTTATAGATCATGATTTTATAAAATTAAATTCACATATATATACCTCTTTAAAGTTTTGATCCAGTAATTCTAATGATTTTAAATATTCTTTTGTATTAATACTTGCATATAATACAATAAACTCTTTATTTAATGCTTTAACTGATTGAATTAATTTTTTAATTCCATCAACATTATGAGCTCCATCAATAATAATATGATTTGGATAAGTTCTAAGTGTTGTAAATCTACCTAAGGGTGGTTCTAATTTAAAAATATCAGTATCAAAAATATTTAGATATTCTAAAACTTTTTTAACTAAACCTTTATTTGCTTTTTGATAAATAATTTGATCATCATATAAATCTGTATAAATTAATTCAACATTTTTATTAATTAATTGCTCATTAATTTTATCTTTATATTTTAAATTATCATAACTTATAAAAAGTTTAGTATTTGGTTTTGCTATATTAATTTTATTATAAATTATTTCATCAATACTATTACCTAAAAGATCCATATGATCAAAAGAAATTGAAGTACATAAACTAAATAATTGGTTAGTTAAAAAACTAGTTGTATCTTTAACTCCACCAATTCCAGCTTCACAAACTACAATATCTACATTTTGATCTTTAAAATATAAAATCATAATTAAAGTTCAAATCTCAAAAAAATGTAGTTGATATTTTTTAATTAGATAATCAATTTTATTTAAATAATTAATTAGATCATTATCACTAATTGGTTGGTTGTTAATTTGAATTCTTTCGTTTTGATATAAAAAAGCAGGAGAAATGAATAAACCGACTTTTTTATATTTTTTTAATAAACCTTTTGATAAATAAAATGAAATAGAACCTTTACCATTTGTACCAACTACATTAATTACTTTTAAACTTTTTTCAGGATGATTTAGTTCAGTTAAAACTTTATCAAAAACAACTTCTCTATTAGGTCTTTGATTAATTGGAAATAATTCTTGATCAACACTAATCATTAATTATATAGTCCTTTAGATATTTTGCTGTATAAGAAGTTGGATGATTAATTACTTGTTCTGGAGTTCCTGTAACTACAACATTTCCTCCATACTCTCCACCATCAGGTCCTAAATCAATAACATAATCTGAAACTTTAATAAAGTCTAAATTATGTTCAATACATAAAACTGTATTTCCTAAATCAACTAATTTATTTAAAACACCAATCAATCTTTTAACATCATCAACATGTAATCCTGTTGTTGGTTCATCTAATAAAAACATAGTATTTCCGGTTTGTTTTTTTAATAAATAAGTTGAAAGTTTAATTCTTTGAGATTCACCACCAGAAAGTGTTGTTGCATTTTGTCCTAATTTAATATAACCTAATCCAACTTCTAAAATTGTTTCTAGTTTTTGTTTAATTTGTGGAATATTTTCAAAAAACACATAAGCTTCATTAATACTCATATTTAAAACATCAGCAATTGATTTATTTTTATATTTAACTGTTAATGTTTCATCATTATATCTTTTACCTTCACAAATTTCACAAACTACTTCAACACTTGGCATAAATTGCATTGAAATTGTTATAACTCCATCACCTTGGCAATGTTCACATCTACCACCTGGAACATTAAATGAAAATCTACCTTTTTTATATCCTCTAATTTTTGCTTCAGGTAAATTAGTAAATAGATCTCTAATATCATCAAAAACTGAAGTATAAGTTGCTGGATTAGATCTTGGAGTTTTTCCGATTGGTTCTTGAGAAATATAAATAGCTTTATTAATGTTTTCAACACCTTTAATTTCTTTAACTTTTCCCATTGGTAAATATTCTTTTGATAAATTATTATGAATACCTTTATAAACAATATCTTCTAATAAAGTAGATTTTCCAGAACCACTAACTCCTGTAATAGTTATGAATTTATTTAATGGAATTGTTACATTAATATTTTTTAAATTATTTTCACTAGCACCAATAATTTCAATTTTTTTACCATTACCACCACGTCTAGTTTTAGGAACCATAATAGCTTCTTTTCTAGATAAATATCGCCCTGTTATAGTATCTGATTTTAAAATATCTTGATAAACTCCACTAAAAGTTACTTCTCCACCAAACTCACCTGCTCTAGGACCAATATCTACTATTCAATCACTTGCTTTCATTGTATCTTCATCATGTTCAACAACAATTAAAGTATTTCCTAGATCTCTTAAATGCTTTAAAGTTTTAATTAATTTATCATTATCTTTTTGATGCAATCCAATTGATGGTTCATCTAAAACGTATAAAATTCCAGTTAGTTGTGATCCAATTTGTTTTGCTAGTCTAATTCTTTGAGATTCTCCACCAGAAAGTGTTGTAGCTGTTCTTGATAAGTTTAAATACCCTAATCCTACTTCATTTAAAAAGTTAGTTCTTGAAATAATTTCATCTAAAACTAGTTTTGCAATTGTTGCTTGAGTTTGAGTTAAATTAATATTTAATAAAAAATCTAATTGATCAGAAATACTCATATTAGTGTAGTCAAAAATAGATTTTTCGTTAATTTTTACTGATAATGCAATATCGTTTAATCTGCTTCCTTTACATTGTTTGCATTCTTTTGAAGACATGAATTTTGCATATCATTTTCTTGCTTCTTCAGATTTTGATTCAAAATATCTTCTTTTAATTAAAGCGGCATTTCCTTCAATAAAATCGTATTTTTCATACTTGTTATTATTTTCAGTAACAATCTTAATATCAATTTCTCGGTCACTTCCTCATAAAATA encodes:
- the trxB gene encoding thioredoxin-disulfide reductase, with protein sequence MKNLTNEIYDVIIVGSGPAGLTSAIYTARAGLKTIIYEHSAPGGKLIKTDLIENYPGFETIQGPELASKMYLQALSLNASVEFVGVESIFKNSDNIFEVTLTNNEVKKAYSVILATGTLENKLGIKGEEELYGKGVSYCAVCDGAFYKNKPVAVVGGGYSAVQEAMYLSQLVDKVYLIVRRDVFRADANKVAKLKAQSNVEFLLKSQVKEIHGTDKVESLTITTPNGEKELIVSAIFPYIGSTPLIDSVKHLCIENEKGYIPTNDKMETQIKGLFVAGDVRDVPLRQIAIACGDGAIAGQMAVEYVQEVK
- a CDS encoding prolipoprotein diacylglyceryl transferase family protein — encoded protein: MSTTYFEWIKQNGDPSLARSFFQLIPAYPIFMFLGISSVIIASIICLKLKAIPLKEFEISIFIIVPFGILGATIFGKAFLPFYQHLNTWYRIFFFWEPGMSLFGSLLFGILAGIGWFLKRSKTTMISLWVYADCIIPNILLGQVIGRWGNFYNHEILGQIVDYNSLFWLPESIKNNLFYFPNFIDFHHINNPTDLLISHHNWWDFNSNTWSEVQNFVNHNNQTIKDVLNQKITYHQPLFLYESIANFFLWLIIMFVINNLTRWINHPKPWDLEPKAYPGWFNKQYKYLNEDQIINFNSIVPIKYKKVLVNLDNQNVVMLKLSFYQAWNKAFYYYEPDHKQVELLENKIDEFNNLKQKDRSNYKNIKSNYKHQLDLINKKYKFKLNNLNKYSIEYQKAVILKTQELKKNKDLFINSKNNYYQKYGFWNLFFNVNVFSKDIEKLNNPNQFKVIRSGVLTGCYVLGYLIIRIILETFRQNHELFIQNHRTINFIILSIILLSGIFIILLTQFISPYKWRQIGWLYEKSY
- the hprK gene encoding HPr(Ser) kinase/phosphatase, which codes for MEKFTIKDLTDNLKFEIISGEDKLDTEIKSYGVNRAGLELADYLKPFKDQSEWRATLMSTKENGYMLQFDEKTKIRKYTQLMTCGIPVLIITNKFKDKTLIDVAKKLDFPLLRSDEPITVQLVQKIQDIYDIYFSPSTEVHAALMNIFGTGVLIKGKSGIGKSELCLELIKHNHLFVGDDRIILTNKSNKIIGRVHPILKNLIEIRGIGIFDIVKSNGYQAIMNESPVELVIELVEYKEQNVDNSDRLGNDWGKTKILNVEIEHIQIPVSAGRSLVNIIESAVAQFKINKSKQFEDVFDVIHKRTKEFLSSKK
- a CDS encoding folate family ECF transporter S component, encoding MEMNSLSVYLITTVVFGVLLIGLWILGLWMEGFKLKTFTIKNITIIGTLVALSVILSYVVNRNFLQILGSRITLGYFVNFLIGMIFGPLAGILAGIATDLIGTMIVGAGGWHIGFVFAKCLLGFLGSLVFIFKNNKHWVWLMIWAYAIGLFIVIFIIHPISFATVGGPSLAVAYSVTKFIVYPVELVLYPLLTYTSIRVIYILIKKDLNSKNKQWILRNDTVLF
- a CDS encoding Mur ligase family protein, translated to MISVDQELFPINQRPNREVVFDKVLTELNHPEKSLKVINVVGTNGKGSISFYLSKGLLKKYKKVGLFISPAFLYQNERIQINNQPISDNDLINYLNKIDYLIKKYQLHFFEIWTLIMILYFKDQNVDIVVCEAGIGGVKDTTSFLTNQLFSLCTSISFDHMDLLGNSIDEIIYNKINIAKPNTKLFISYDNLKYKDKINEQLINKNVELIYTDLYDDQIIYQKANKGLVKKVLEYLNIFDTDIFKLEPPLGRFTTLRTYPNHIIIDGAHNVDGIKKLIQSVKALNKEFIVLYASINTKEYLKSLELLDQNFKEVYICEFNFIKSWSIKDIDHKNKIKDWKRFLNNNTKNIIICGSLYFIPLVYNFLNNNDN
- the uvrA gene encoding excinuclease ABC subunit UvrA codes for the protein MSTDKIIIKGAREHNLKNIDLEIPKNKLIVFTGLSGSGKSSLAFSTIYQEGRRRYIESLSAYARQFLGGNEKPDVDSIEGLSPAISIDQKTTSHNPRSTVGTVTEIYDYLRLLYARIGQPYCINNHGEIKAVSIKEIVENIKQSTTDNEQIHILSPVIRDKKGTHIDTLEKLRNDGFIRVVVDDQLRMLDDQIILEKNQRHNIDIVVDRIIYHNTDEINSRIFMAVEMGLKYSNNLIKIVYPNSNKSEKLFSTSFSCKVCDFVVPELEPRLFSFNAPLGACELCNGLGVSLEPDINLILPDLNLSINQGGVVYYKNFMHTKNIEWQKFRILCDYYYIDLNTPLKNLTQKQRDIILWGSDREIDIKIVTENNNKYEKYDFIEGNAALIKRRYFESKSEEARKWYAKFMSSKECKQCKGSRLNDIALSVKINEKSIFDYTNMSISDQLDFLLNINLTQTQATIAKLVLDEIISRTNFLNEVGLGYLNLSRTATTLSGGESQRIRLAKQIGSQLTGILYVLDEPSIGLHQKDNDKLIKTLKHLRDLGNTLIVVEHDEDTMKASDWIVDIGPRAGEFGGEVTFSGVYQDILKSDTITGRYLSRKEAIMVPKTRRGGNGKKIEIIGASENNLKNINVTIPLNKFITITGVSGSGKSTLLEDIVYKGIHNNLSKEYLPMGKVKEIKGVENINKAIYISQEPIGKTPRSNPATYTSVFDDIRDLFTNLPEAKIRGYKKGRFSFNVPGGRCEHCQGDGVITISMQFMPSVEVVCEICEGKRYNDETLTVKYKNKSIADVLNMSINEAYVFFENIPQIKQKLETILEVGLGYIKLGQNATTLSGGESQRIKLSTYLLKKQTGNTMFLLDEPTTGLHVDDVKRLIGVLNKLVDLGNTVLCIEHNLDFIKVSDYVIDLGPDGGEYGGNVVVTGTPEQVINHPTSYTAKYLKDYIIND